Proteins encoded by one window of Polaribacter haliotis:
- a CDS encoding site-specific integrase yields MNNYKLAILFFLKRNKINKMGKCPIRCRITFLKSRKEFSTGIFINPDYWHSGKQKALPDSKENNILNNKLSLIRQQIDKAFLMLQILPNNFDVDDIYRKYKGEDSKEEITILGAYDLHNQKTEKLIGIDFNKLSWSRYVESRRKVALFITKFYKRKDVRLKDLDLKFIQDLEYFFKTDLKLKQATVYRSIQRVKKIIQFAISENYLKKDPFHLYKNKKFKTVIIYLTDEELKKLEKHNFSQERLQQVKDLFIFCCYTGLAYTEMSTLSTKNIEIGFDGKEWIQMVRKKTGRKISIPILPKAREVLDKYNDKLPTLSNQKFNSYLKEISELIGIDKKLTHHTARKTFATTVLLFNNVPMEIVSELLGHSNMNVTQSHYGKVVQKKVSDEVEVLKKRLK; encoded by the coding sequence ATGAATAACTATAAGTTAGCAATACTTTTTTTCTTAAAAAGAAATAAGATAAATAAAATGGGTAAATGTCCAATAAGATGCAGAATTACATTTTTAAAAAGTAGAAAAGAATTCTCTACAGGAATATTTATCAATCCAGATTATTGGCATAGTGGTAAACAGAAAGCTTTACCAGATAGCAAAGAAAACAACATTTTAAACAACAAATTAAGCCTTATTCGTCAACAGATAGATAAGGCTTTTTTAATGCTTCAAATCTTACCCAATAACTTTGATGTAGATGATATTTATAGAAAATATAAAGGAGAAGATTCTAAAGAAGAAATTACAATTTTAGGAGCATATGATTTACATAACCAGAAGACAGAAAAATTAATAGGTATAGACTTTAATAAGTTGTCTTGGAGTAGGTATGTGGAAAGTAGAAGAAAAGTAGCACTATTTATTACTAAATTCTACAAAAGAAAAGACGTAAGGTTAAAAGATTTAGATTTAAAGTTTATACAAGATCTAGAATATTTCTTTAAAACAGATTTAAAACTAAAACAAGCTACTGTTTATAGGAGTATTCAAAGAGTAAAGAAAATTATTCAGTTTGCTATTTCAGAAAATTATCTGAAGAAAGACCCATTTCACTTATATAAAAATAAGAAGTTTAAAACTGTAATTATTTATTTGACTGATGAAGAATTAAAAAAGTTAGAAAAGCATAATTTTAGTCAAGAGAGATTACAACAAGTAAAAGATTTGTTTATTTTTTGCTGTTATACAGGTTTAGCGTATACAGAAATGTCAACTTTGTCGACTAAAAATATTGAAATTGGTTTTGATGGTAAAGAGTGGATTCAGATGGTTCGTAAGAAAACTGGCAGAAAAATATCCATTCCAATTTTACCAAAAGCAAGAGAGGTTTTAGATAAATACAATGACAAGTTGCCAACTTTAAGTAACCAAAAGTTCAATTCTTATTTAAAGGAGATTTCGGAATTAATTGGAATTGATAAAAAATTGACACATCATACAGCGAGAAAGACCTTTGCAACAACAGTACTCTTATTTAATAATGTACCAATGGAAATTGTATCGGAATTATTGGGGCATTCTAATATGAATGTTACACAATCTCACTATGGTAAAGTTGTACAGAAGAAAGTTAGTGATGAGGTTGAGGTTCTTAAAAAACGGTTAAAATAA
- a CDS encoding M15 family peptidase codes for MRLSEKQIIFSKNVASLIVYADMIGIDLTFGDAFRNDFTQKQYVKLGLSKTLNSLHRKRLAVDFNFFIDGKLTYDFNDIKELGKFWLTLHPKNRWGGDFNKNSIQDGFVDTPHFEMQE; via the coding sequence ATGAGATTATCAGAAAAACAAATAATATTTAGTAAGAATGTAGCGAGTTTAATAGTCTATGCAGATATGATAGGAATAGACTTAACTTTTGGGGATGCTTTTAGAAATGATTTCACGCAAAAACAATACGTTAAATTAGGTTTAAGTAAGACTTTAAATAGTTTACATAGAAAACGATTAGCAGTCGATTTTAATTTCTTTATAGATGGTAAGTTAACTTATGATTTTAATGATATTAAAGAACTTGGTAAATTTTGGTTAACACTTCATCCAAAAAATAGATGGGGCGGGGATTTCAATAAAAATAGTATTCAAGATGGGTTTGTAGATACTCCACATTTTGAAATGCAAGAGTAA
- a CDS encoding helix-turn-helix transcriptional regulator, with translation MSTNKHAIIRYQTLDKCFSNSGKRYYIEDLLEACNDAIYNFDESSNGIKKRQLYDDIKFMESEQGWSIPLEKVKDGRRAFYRYEEATFSINSQPLNNAEAEQLKSAILVLTRFKGLPQFEWVNELIPKLDKTFGLYNKNKEIISFDNNQFLKGTEFITPLFKAIQNKQTLIIEYKSFKSNVSQNIVFHSYHLKQYNNRWFLFGKNDEYKNLTNLALDRIETVEQNSKPFDETELVNFEEYFDDFIGVTKPINAVLTKIILNATVALAPYIITKPLHGSQRKIKLSEKNFIFSIDVIPNFELKKQLLSFGNEITVIEPLELKNEIVEILNKNIDNYN, from the coding sequence ATGTCTACTAACAAACACGCTATTATTAGATACCAAACATTAGATAAATGTTTTTCTAATAGTGGAAAGAGATATTACATAGAAGACCTATTAGAAGCCTGTAACGATGCTATTTACAATTTTGATGAATCTTCAAATGGAATTAAAAAAAGGCAATTGTACGACGATATTAAGTTTATGGAGTCAGAACAAGGTTGGTCTATTCCGTTGGAAAAAGTAAAAGATGGTAGAAGAGCATTTTATAGATATGAAGAAGCTACTTTTTCTATAAATAGCCAGCCATTAAATAATGCAGAAGCAGAACAGCTAAAATCTGCCATTTTAGTTTTAACAAGATTTAAAGGGTTGCCACAGTTTGAGTGGGTAAATGAACTAATCCCTAAATTAGACAAGACTTTTGGTTTGTATAATAAAAACAAAGAAATTATTAGTTTCGATAATAACCAGTTTTTAAAAGGTACAGAATTTATTACACCTTTATTTAAAGCTATACAGAATAAGCAAACACTAATTATCGAGTATAAGTCATTTAAAAGTAATGTTTCACAAAATATTGTTTTTCATTCTTACCATTTAAAACAATACAACAATCGTTGGTTTTTATTTGGCAAAAATGATGAATACAAAAACTTAACCAATTTAGCTTTAGATAGAATAGAAACTGTTGAACAAAATTCTAAACCTTTTGACGAAACTGAACTCGTAAATTTTGAAGAATATTTTGATGATTTTATAGGTGTTACAAAACCTATAAATGCAGTTTTAACAAAAATAATATTAAATGCAACTGTTGCTTTAGCTCCATATATAATTACAAAGCCTTTACATGGATCTCAAAGGAAAATAAAGCTTTCGGAGAAAAACTTTATTTTTTCAATTGATGTAATACCAAACTTTGAGTTAAAGAAACAACTTTTATCTTTTGGAAATGAAATTACAGTAATAGAACCACTTGAATTAAAAAATGAAATTGTAGAAATTCTAAATAAAAATATAGATAATTACAACTAA
- a CDS encoding HIRAN domain-containing protein encodes MKKRDYLMRFSIAGFSYYEGAIAFQKLKIGSKLTLKPEPTNIYDKKAVEIYYKNFKLGYLPKCDNKVIAALLKNGINPFDARVQKIHKNEHPENQIGVILYIITEIEKEE; translated from the coding sequence ATGAAAAAAAGAGATTATTTAATGCGTTTTAGTATTGCAGGCTTCTCCTATTATGAAGGTGCAATTGCATTTCAAAAATTAAAAATTGGTAGCAAACTCACTTTAAAACCAGAACCAACAAATATCTATGATAAAAAAGCTGTAGAAATTTACTACAAGAATTTTAAATTAGGCTATTTACCAAAATGTGATAATAAAGTAATTGCTGCATTGCTAAAAAATGGAATAAATCCTTTTGATGCCAGAGTGCAAAAAATTCATAAAAATGAGCATCCAGAAAACCAAATTGGTGTAATTCTATATATTATTACTGAAATTGAAAAGGAAGAATAA
- a CDS encoding N-6 DNA methylase encodes MDKKYTEIVSTIHTGYNVYSGLLSDYDYTFFVLSTILFRKLGCVELDDSEHMFDFSKIKDKETFIFFINEYVERLNYLDMIEKVDFEGESIYDVTELTTYILKLEEKVFDRYYIQMVEVCLSKYFSSHTLTIQDSLQPQELNQLINYFLPEDKNISVYNPFAGMCSLGMNLSDNTNYLAEEINPDVAKLAELRFLISDKKNFEIKNTDSIKSLNEPFNYKYDFIVSTPPFSILETKSIASRNADMERNDMKLLNGFLFKESLNNLNRDGRIVFTIPESLLYSKIKGNYQLRKQLISNNNIEILIKLPNNLFKSSAIPTYLIVLRKNRESNKLIRLIDASNFVLKSKSKQNRLDIEKVFRVLKNENEKAFCKRITVEEVEQNDYNLLVNRYFVEDLNLTEKEASHLIKLNKLVTIVKRERVIKEKGKLIRISDLSKDKLDYTKTFEDLEERDLKNSPNLLRQNTLLLSSIHTDLKPTAFIKTDSKIYYPPNFIMACLVDYSKVDLDYLVLELHKDYVINQIKAKRIGTAIQRITRKDLLEIEIVLPNMAEQLKKVDLYRSSIITKKQEDFKKLVKSYGIDVADENSFLRHQIAGTLKNARGSFKAIKQIIYEQIVPKLPGTLDIKRNELLETTLFDYINVLERDILNITNAVNVVGKEYELKSVNLQSLEIIEFLKNYVDEVKNRENNIFEISLNVDDELLSEERVDNVYINGDEKFLRRVFNNIIDNAEKHGFNNKNESTNKIEIDFLYDFDNLELQIEFGNSGYPLPENYSHEEFIRKGSKKGDNSGEGIGGWYINEIMRLHNGRFGFTDETGPEGVGGDMVTTIELIFPFEIKV; translated from the coding sequence ATGGATAAAAAATACACAGAAATTGTTTCAACTATACATACAGGATATAATGTCTATAGTGGTTTATTAAGTGATTATGACTATACTTTTTTTGTGTTATCTACAATTTTATTTAGGAAGTTGGGGTGTGTTGAACTGGATGACTCTGAACATATGTTTGATTTTTCGAAAATAAAAGATAAAGAGACTTTTATTTTTTTTATAAATGAATATGTAGAAAGGTTGAATTACCTTGATATGATTGAAAAAGTAGATTTTGAAGGTGAATCTATTTATGATGTAACAGAACTGACGACATATATTTTAAAATTAGAAGAAAAAGTCTTTGATAGATATTATATACAAATGGTTGAGGTTTGTTTATCAAAATATTTTTCGAGTCATACTTTAACTATCCAAGATTCTTTGCAACCGCAAGAATTAAATCAATTAATAAATTATTTTTTACCAGAAGATAAAAACATTAGTGTTTACAATCCGTTTGCAGGAATGTGTTCTTTAGGGATGAATTTGAGTGATAATACAAATTATCTCGCAGAAGAAATAAACCCTGATGTTGCAAAATTAGCTGAATTAAGGTTTTTAATTTCAGATAAAAAGAATTTTGAAATTAAAAATACCGACTCAATAAAAAGCTTAAATGAACCATTTAATTATAAATATGATTTTATAGTTTCTACTCCTCCATTTAGCATATTGGAGACCAAAAGTATTGCATCGAGAAATGCAGATATGGAAAGAAATGATATGAAACTTTTAAATGGTTTTCTTTTTAAAGAATCTCTTAATAATTTAAATAGAGATGGAAGGATAGTTTTTACTATTCCAGAGAGTTTGTTGTATTCTAAAATTAAAGGTAATTATCAATTAAGAAAACAACTAATTTCTAATAATAATATAGAAATTTTAATCAAACTACCTAATAATTTATTTAAGTCGTCGGCTATACCTACTTATCTTATTGTACTGAGAAAAAATAGAGAAAGTAATAAGTTAATTAGATTAATAGACGCCTCGAATTTTGTTTTGAAGTCAAAATCGAAGCAAAACAGACTTGATATTGAAAAGGTTTTTAGGGTTTTAAAAAATGAAAACGAAAAAGCTTTTTGTAAACGCATTACTGTTGAGGAGGTTGAACAGAATGATTATAATTTATTAGTTAATAGATATTTTGTAGAAGATTTAAATTTAACTGAAAAGGAAGCTTCTCATTTAATAAAGTTAAATAAATTAGTTACAATTGTAAAAAGAGAGAGAGTAATTAAAGAAAAAGGGAAACTTATAAGAATAAGTGATTTATCTAAAGATAAATTAGATTATACTAAAACTTTTGAGGATTTAGAAGAGAGAGATTTAAAAAATAGTCCAAATTTATTAAGACAAAACACGTTATTATTGTCTTCTATACATACAGATTTAAAGCCAACTGCATTTATTAAAACAGATAGTAAAATCTATTACCCCCCTAATTTTATAATGGCTTGTTTAGTGGATTATTCTAAAGTAGATTTAGATTACTTGGTTTTAGAACTTCATAAAGATTATGTAATTAATCAAATAAAAGCTAAAAGAATAGGTACTGCAATCCAAAGAATTACCAGAAAAGATCTTTTAGAAATAGAAATTGTACTACCTAATATGGCAGAACAATTAAAAAAGGTAGATTTGTACAGGTCTTCTATTATCACTAAAAAGCAGGAAGATTTTAAAAAATTAGTTAAAAGCTATGGTATTGATGTTGCAGATGAAAATAGTTTTTTAAGACATCAAATTGCAGGAACTCTTAAAAATGCAAGAGGAAGTTTTAAGGCTATAAAACAGATCATTTATGAACAGATAGTCCCAAAATTGCCAGGAACATTGGATATTAAAAGAAATGAACTTTTAGAAACTACTTTATTTGATTATATTAATGTTTTAGAGAGAGATATTTTAAATATTACAAATGCTGTAAATGTAGTTGGTAAAGAATACGAATTGAAAAGTGTTAATTTACAGAGTCTGGAAATTATTGAATTTTTAAAGAATTATGTAGATGAAGTAAAAAATAGAGAAAATAATATTTTTGAAATATCTTTAAATGTGGATGATGAATTATTATCTGAAGAAAGAGTTGATAATGTTTATATAAATGGAGATGAGAAATTTTTAAGAAGAGTTTTTAATAACATTATTGATAATGCAGAAAAGCATGGTTTTAATAATAAAAATGAATCAACAAATAAAATAGAAATAGATTTTTTGTATGATTTTGATAATTTAGAACTTCAAATTGAATTTGGAAATTCTGGTTACCCATTACCTGAAAATTATTCTCATGAAGAATTTATAAGAAAAGGAAGTAAAAAAGGAGATAACTCTGGAGAAGGAATTGGAGGTTGGTATATCAATGAAATAATGAGATTGCATAATGGCAGGTTTGGTTTTACTGATGAAACTGGACCAGAAGGAGTTGGTGGAGATATGGTAACAACAATAGAATTAATATTTCCTTTTGAAATAAAAGTATAA